CATAGTGAAGGGGAGGAGGGAAATTTAATCCAACCAGgtaataaaactattttttttatctaaggAATTTTAAAAGGTTAAAAGGACCTTGAAGCCTTCGAAGTCCTTTTAACCTTTTAAAATTCCTTAAACAAAATAATTGTTTTTATTACCTGGTTGGAATGTGTTGATGAAATTCCCCTTCTCCCCTTCACTACTGGACACTTTCTGGCTTACCATCAATTGATGTGATTTGTTAAATACCAGCCTTTCGAAGTTAGATGGACAATGCTTAGATAGGGTCTTTTGAACTAATTATACAATCTGTCCCAACCAGATCTCCTTTATGGACACTATATCATAAACTAAGTGTTACGCCCTTGTCCTTGATATACTGGGCTTCACTTCCTTCCCCTGGGTCCTCTGCTGTCTGTTGTGCTCCGTGTCGGGTTTTACAAGTTGCCCAGCATGGATCAATTCCATCATCTTCCTAGGCTAACTAGGTAAACATGGAGAAGCAAAGAGTCAAAAGCAGATGCTTTTTTTGAAAATTATGCACTTTTATTTGTTGTTGTCTCCTGTGCGAGTAAATCAACATATTAGTAcaagtctttccaaaacacaacaTGGTATTTGCTGGAAAATCTAGTAGAATATTTGGAAAAGCTCAAAGCAACTTGTTATCAAATTAATAGAGAGTGTGGGTGGGAGCCAGTAGTTTGTTTCGGTATGTGTCATTTTGTTCTGTCTTTATTAAAAGGTTTTACTTTTATGTTAAAGATCTTCTGTGATTCACTTTGTGTTTTCTTAAAGGTGACATTTTGGCATTCAGATATGTGCAATGCAAGTTTGTATAGTTCAATAAAAAGAATTGGAAGGAAAGAAAAAATACCTagatattaaaaaaagaaaactcaTGCCAAGCCAAACATTGCTCAATAATTCACTATTTTTCATTGAATCGCTGAATTGTAAGATTCCACCACATTCTAAGGAAAAATAAGTCACATACACAGGGGCAATACAGATGAGCTAGGCAGTCTCAATGTTCCATGGTACCGAGGGTCTGATCaagttttttgtttctttgttttttctGTCTTAAGGTTGTTTTTGTTTTGTACTAAACTCTtcttttgaattaaaaaaaatcacaaaaatggaGGAAATGGACTCCAATCTCTTTAAGTATGAATGATTTTTTTGTACGCCAGAATTTTTATGCAAATGTTAGAGTTGTGTGTAATGTTTTAACCAGTCATGTGACTTTTTTCATTAAATGGACGAAAAAGAGGTAAAAGacgaaaataaaatataaattttattttgtgCAAAAATAATTAACTTCCATGAGCCATTTTTAAGAATTTGGTGCTAAAAAAAGCCAACGAATACTACCAGACAGAAAacaaaagtgactttaaaaaaccCAACACATAATGAGAACTACAGGCTGGGCTGTATTAACACATGGCCAGGTTCCTAGGCTTTTAAGTATTTCCGTCTCCTTCCAGAACTTCAATCTGTGACTGATATgcagttaaaaaaaatattctgcTGACCTATTTTTTTCACAGAGCAATTCCGCCTGTCTTtttgaaatcctgacatgtgcttgTACATTTTGGCTGCCATCTTTTATTTCTAAAACTGGCTGGTTCCAATAGCCCGTGGCAACATACGAGCAGGTGGGATCAAGGTCACGACTAGACAGTATTGCTCATTGAAGTATAACAAAGGGGAAAGTAGCATGCCATTACAACTCAAACGCTAGTACGCTATTGGTTCATTGTGATATATTGCTATGTCGCAATAGCAATTAGATCCCTAGGGTGCAATTAACAGTGCTTAAAAAAACATTTGATGGGGTCAGAGTTACCAAGGGTCATTAAGTTACAGCTGTCTCCTCCTACTTGTCCATAAGAAGCCCAGTGCTCCAGTGTTCTGTACGAGAGAGCACctgccagactcctctggcagCGGCTTAGTTCCCATAGAACAAAACGATTTTCCATTGGCAATCCAACCAGCTGGATCCTCTTCTCCTTACAAAATCCTCTATTGAGGAGAGTTGTGAAGCTTCCATACACATCAGACTGCCGATATTGGCAGGTTCAGATAAGGTTAGGTTTAGTCTAATTTCTGTGGATTTTAGAAGTCAGCCTAACAAATAATGGAGCCAAATAGTGTCTGCAAATAAAGGGGTAGTATGAGATTATAAAGAAGGGTCTGTTTTTGGTCCAATAGAAGTTCCACTTTTGCCGATGGAAAGTGCCTGACATTGTTGAGcagatgtaacaccccaggtaacctgtTGTTAcattggcattgctttcctcacggggagagtgatgtcacacttggaagcagtGAATGATCCATTTagcaggtaatcagcacatacaacactgaggagtcagttgctaggccattgctaggcagttaggaagagttgggacttggtgagaggagagcgacatgtgaggaaggaaagctggagcCGTGCAACTCCTAGGAAGGAATGACAGAATAGAACAACTGATCTagagactgaaagggaaaagaggCAAAGGTGAAGTTAAGGCCAGAGGAGAATAGCTGCAATTTAGCTACCTCTtgacagagcgcagacaccggtggcTGGAAAACTGAGGTTGTGAGGGGCTCTTaaactcacagcagaaaccggcaggacaaccaaactacaggtcacttgcccgccctaacacctgaagacacagtggcgtatagagcctgggtcgtgatagagaccctgtgaaaaggctcgagccacctgtcatacaggtttgtgtcccacttcaataaaggacagatataactgagaggaccttgctaagaagccataggcagtagggAAATACACCACAGCGCTTGAGGgtaggcttctaaccccacctggtaaggggaaaatcccaacttgcttccaagccgaccggaccaccaccagcacctgtgatccggtaccctggactgtggctgcctgaattgcttgagtaaagaggtaaagagactgcaaccttgtgtcctctgtttcttattacaccatcctcatctacacatgggagccctggggacctacttcacctgtgggaagttataccatctagctggcataacatctccccagaggacccctttaagcagcatcgatcCCTACTGACcgtgtaccacaggtggcatcacaaactttcccTTATttctacaaatccctttaaagaccgtctcTTTAACATGggcatccagggccacggaccaagtCGCCATTGCCGTGACTCATCCCTTTAAGTAACAGACCGGGTACTGAGTatgccacggccctggcaggcaacTCACAGACAGTCAAAGAGCATTTACCATCTTAAGGGTCCATCATATATAAACCCATCTAGCGGTGACACATGATCCACTGTAGTATGGGGGTGTTTAAAAAGTGGCAGAAATAACTTTCAGATACTCCAGAGTGCCCAACTATATCAATACTAGTTATGGCCTTTTATTTTTTTAGGTACATCTGGAGAAGTGTAATGGAACAGCTCAACCAAACAAGTGTGAAGTCATTCATCCTTCTCGGTCTCTCCGGCATACCCCAACTTCAGGCAATCTACTTCCTGCTATTCTTGATTATATATACCATTACACTGACAGGAAATGTCCTATTAATTGTAGTGGTCAGGATCAACAGCCAACTGCGCACCCCTATGTACTTCTTCCTCAGCAACCTCTCATTCATTGACATCTGTTTCTCCTCTACCGTTGTGCCCAAATTACTCGTAAATACATTGTCTCAAGACAAAAGCATTTCCTTCTTAGGATGTGCCTCTCAGATGTATTTCTCGCTGGCTTTGGGAGCTACGGAATGTATAACACTGGCAGTGATGGCCTATGACAGATATGTAGCCATTTGCAATCCCTTACGATACCAAATCATAATGAACAAGAAGGTATGTTTGTGTCTGGCTGCTTTTTCCTGGACTGTAAGCTTCCTAAATGCCATTATCCATGCTGCCTTCACCTTCCAGTTGCCCTACTGCAAGTCCCACCATGTCAACCATTTCTTCTGCGAGATGCCACCACTCTTCAAGCTCTCTTGTCATGATACTTTATTTAATGAGGTGGCTGTGTACATCTCTGGTGGGATAATAGCACTTTGCTCCTTTTTGTTGACTTTAGTTTCTTACTTTCACATTATCACCACCATCTTGAAGATACGTTCCACCAAAGGTAGATACAAAGCATTCTCCACCTGTGCTTCACACCTAACTGTGGTTTCACTTTACTACGGAACTATTATGTTTATGTATTTACGTCCCCGACACAGTTACTTTCCAGATCGAGACCGAGCCATTGCTATTCTCTACACCGTGGTGACTCCCATGTTGAATCCTATCATCTACAGTATAAGAAATAAGGATGTCACTGGAACCCTAAGAAAGAAGTTGTCCCGAaaagaaaataagtaaaaatacAGTCTTGCCATTGAAAACCATCTAAAGGAATATAAAAAATGGTGGAACTCTGTAGTTCCACCATAAAAGGTTCTAAAGTAATTTGAAGGTTGTGGTAGGGTTTGTGGTGTCAAACAATTAAGATTTAAGACTAAGCACAAAAGGAGAAAGATGGTGATTGGGTATGGGACAATGCGGGTGTCCTGTTTGGGGGCAAATCTACATTCAAATGTGTGATTTTGGGGGGTTACAGGTGGAATAAAAAATTCCTAGAAGGACTTCCTGTTACATCTCTACCTGGACCTGCGCAAGTGACATATGCCTTTGTAACCAAGTGCCACCATATTCATTCTGTGGGAGGCACCGTTGATAGAGGAGATGCAATGGCTAATATCGTTGAGCGGCAAAGGCACTGTCCAGCCAGATATACTGATACTGTCCAATCAAGCAGACTCGGTGTATGCTGTCCAATACCCCAGTAGGTGTAATCAATTCCTTGCTGTGGCCAGTGCTACAGCACCACACCTTACTACTTAAACTCCCAGCATACAGCATGTAATTGCCAATGACTGTTTGGTTATCCTATGTCTCTGCTGATATTTGTATGCTTTGTTCCTGATTCTGAGTCTACCATTTCCGCCCCCTGGGTTTGTCCTTAATAATACTGACCCAACTTTGTTTGACTATCCTTGCCTCAGACTTGCTCCTTCAGCCAGCCAGTTTTGTAGTAATCCGAGGATGccaagtgcacccttggtgtggataAATGCCTCTTTGCACTTATTTAGACTAATGTCACTTTTCCAATGTTGATTGTGTTGACTTGCCAAGAGCAAGCACTGACTGAAGATAAACCTTTGTTATGTGATCAATGTCCATGTGTAAAAGAAAGAGCACACAAATATATCTCTCCTGGCTTCTGACATTGGTAATTTCCTCTGCTATCACTTCAGGGCAGAAGAGCGTGCTGACACAATACTGTAGCAGGATTTCCAAGGGCAATGGGTTCCTTTCCTATCCCTCAAGGTAGGAGGACCCTAGACTACCCCTGTACCCCAGATTACCCCTCAAGGTGGAGTTGCTGTGGCCTATTACCTTGCTCTGCTCCTATATGCATGCTGATTTTTGTTACTCCCCCCACCCAGGGAGGTATGGGGCAAAAATGTATAGGATAACACAAACCTGACAGACAGGGGAGACAGATAGGGATAAAATAAGTcaacaatcatacaaatacactcaccaATCAACCGAGTGGAAATTAAGTGAACAGTAGGTGGGGTAAACCAAATGGGAGAGGATTAGGATGAATACACAATGGCAAATTCACCCAGATATCACCTGTAAACTACACCAACTGACTGTTACTAACTCAAGACCCTCCTTCACCACCAAACTAGGAAGTTGCAACTATTACTAACAATTCCCTATTGCAACAGGTGAGTATACATACCTGagaggagtggccaacacagaacagctatgAGAAATCAGGACACAGAGTGTGAGGAGACGGACaaaactgattaacccttgcaataACAAAGCAAGGAAAACCTGCATTGCTAATAGGAAGGTGAAGCACATCTAATACTTGCAAGGGTTTGTGCAACCAGACGCCAGAattttctggctcctctctgtggtGGTATTCTCATGATAAGAGCACAATACATTCTCTCCTCGCTGATAACCTAGCTTGAGTATAGCTGAGTATCTGACTGAAGCTAAACTTCTGTTATTTGATGACTGTCCATGTTTAGGAAAGAGAGCACACAAATCATTCTCTCTTAGCTGctgacattgctcctctcctctgctAACACTTCAGTGCAGGAGAAAGCGCCCAAATCTCTCACTCCTTGCTTCTGACATTGCTCGTCTCATCTACTATCTCTGCACTGACAGTACACAAATTAATTTCTCCTTACTTCTGAAATTGCTTGTCTCTTCTTCTCTATCACTTCAGTGCAGGAGACAGCACACAAATCACTCTACTCACTTTTAACATTGCTTTT
This region of Ranitomeya imitator isolate aRanImi1 chromosome 1, aRanImi1.pri, whole genome shotgun sequence genomic DNA includes:
- the LOC138658012 gene encoding olfactory receptor-like protein OLF1; protein product: MEQLNQTSVKSFILLGLSGIPQLQAIYFLLFLIIYTITLTGNVLLIVVVRINSQLRTPMYFFLSNLSFIDICFSSTVVPKLLVNTLSQDKSISFLGCASQMYFSLALGATECITLAVMAYDRYVAICNPLRYQIIMNKKVCLCLAAFSWTVSFLNAIIHAAFTFQLPYCKSHHVNHFFCEMPPLFKLSCHDTLFNEVAVYISGGIIALCSFLLTLVSYFHIITTILKIRSTKGRYKAFSTCASHLTVVSLYYGTIMFMYLRPRHSYFPDRDRAIAILYTVVTPMLNPIIYSIRNKDVTGTLRKKLSRKENK